AAGGGGACCTTCCCGCCGGAACCCTTCGCCATATGCATAGTAAAGCCCGGAAGCCAGGGTAACATGATGAGGTCGATTCTCAAGATTAATAAAAGCAAGATAGCAAAGGGTACCGATAGAGAATTCAATCTCGAAGCACTCTCCTATCCGGTTCACCCGGAGACCATGCTTCTTTCGAAGAGGATATCCCGAACGAAACAGGGCAAGAGTCGCCTCGTCATAGCGGCCGGGATCGTCACCGGTAAAAAGCAAAGAGCCAAATATATGATTGCAAAGGAAAAGGGTAAAACGTTCCTGCTCATTCAGGTCGGAATTCCAGTCCCGGAGCAGAAAAACATCGGGATCATTAAGAAAAAACCGACCGTCCAGGCCCCTGCGGGAAATGGTGCTGCGTAAGGCATTGAGGGTGGAAACACGCTCAGGGTAACCGAGGGCCCGTAGCCGACGATCTTCCCAGCGCAGTGCCGCATCTGCCCCAACTCTGCAGTATTCGACAAGCCCGGCCGCGGAAACAAGAGGAACCCCGCAGCCCAAGAGCTTGGCGTCACCGGAGATCTCACGAAGGAACGCCACAGCATCCCGCATCACCTCTCCTCTGGTCTTTCCTTCAGGCCGGCGAAGAGCCGCAGCATAAAGAAAATCAAGCTTAAGGAAACGAAAGCCCCATTGTTTCACAATTATAGAAAAGAGCGTACGAAGATACGTCCTCACTTCGGGGTGATAGATATTCAGGGCATAAAAACAGCCGCTCCAATTGAAAGGATTATTACCCGCGGCAAGAGGTTCTGCAGCGTCATCGATGAGAAACCAGTCGCGATGCCCGGCAAAAAGCAGGGAAGAGCCCTCTGCAATAAAGGGCGCCAGCCAAAGCCCCGGTTCCATCCCGGCCCTGGAAATATCGGCGGCAAGAGGAGCCATTCCGCGGGAAAATGTCGATTTGACACGCAACCAGTCACCGACAGACTGCTGCCAACCATCATCTATTTGGATAACCCCGGGAGGAAGAGAAAGCCGCTGCCACGAATCAAGCACCCTCAGCACATCCTCCTCCGTCACTTTTTCGTAGTGGTCGTACCAGCTGGTCCAGCCGCCCAGGCTCTCGCCAGGTTCCACAGGCCCGAAACCGTTGGCAGCCGAGGCCCAGCCGTCATAGACGGCTTCTTCTTCTCCTGTCAGCACAACAAGATCCATCAAGGTCCGAACACCACTGATTTTGTTGCTGGAGAGCTCGGGCAGAAAACTCAAGTATCCACGTCCATGGCGCTCCGATCTCCACTCGATTCGGGAAAAGGCCCTATCCTCCATCATCCCGGCGAGCAATGTCACCTGCTTTCCTTCACGAAGCGTGGCAAAAGAAAATCCATGATACCGCTTTTTTGAAAAAGAACGACCGGTAAAACATGCATCACCATAGCGGTCGAGAAGGTAATGGTTGGTCCATGGACGAAATAAGCGCCGAAATCGAAACGGGAAAACCTCTGCCTCCAGTTCCCTGCTCTCGGTCCAGCTTTGATAGCCGTTGAGAAAAACCGCTTCACAGGAGGAACACCGTAACCTAAGCTCCAAACGTTCGGCAACAGGAAAAAGCCCCTCCCCCCCGGGAGCCGGTTCGGCATGGAAAAGAATACGCTCCCCCAATGGAAGTTTTCTCTGCTCAACGACGATACGGACTCCGTCGGCAAAGGTGGCACCACCGCTTAAGCCGCGCAACTCGAATTCTTCCGAGCCGAGGCGATACGAAAAAAGGATCGACCAGGAGGTATTCAAATTTACACCTCAGACTTGAGGACCGACAGCTCTTTTTCTCCTGCAGAAAATGAGACCTCTATCTGTTCGAGTGTAGATAAAAGTAAAGAGGGATCGGTATCCGAAGAACTTTTTTCAAGAGTTTGGGCCAGGGTCCCGATTTTTGTGACCCGCAGATTATTGGCAGCCCCTTTGAGGCGGTGTGCTTCACTTCTCAAGGCTTCGGCATCCCGAGATGCTATCGCCCCCTTGATCGGTTTGATATAGTCCTCTCTTGTCGAAAAAAAAGCGTCCAAAAGCATGAGGAGCGTTTCCCGGTCCAGGCGAAGCGCCGACTCGGCAGCATCGAAGTGGATGATTGTTTCCATACACCTCATAGTAGAAAGCCGTCGAGCCGCTGTCAACTAAAAAGAACTATACAAGGAGATAGGAGATCACGATACTCATGCTTTTCTGGACGATAAACGTCTTCTGAATACAATAACGGCAATACCGGCAAGAATCATTGCGAAGCAGAAAATCTGTCCTGTGGAAATGTTCAACGGCGATAGGAAAAGAGAGGGTGGGCTATCGGGGCCAAGAGCAATCGGGAAACCGATATCTGCATCGGGTTGACGAAAATACTCAATAAAGAAACGAATAATCCCATACCCAATCAGATAGACACCAAGAAGAGTACCCTGAATCTGTTTCCGTTTACGAAAAACAAACCAGATGATGAGCCACAAAAACACTCCTTCGAAAAAGGCCTCATAGAGCTGCGACGGATGGCGGGGAAGGTTCACCAAACTCCCGGGGCTATAGCCAATGCCTACACTATCGGCTATGCGGCGGACCCACTCGTAACGGGAAGAGAGA
This portion of the Sediminispirochaeta bajacaliforniensis DSM 16054 genome encodes:
- a CDS encoding Hpt domain-containing protein, translated to METIIHFDAAESALRLDRETLLMLLDAFFSTREDYIKPIKGAIASRDAEALRSEAHRLKGAANNLRVTKIGTLAQTLEKSSSDTDPSLLLSTLEQIEVSFSAGEKELSVLKSEV
- a CDS encoding glycoside hydrolase family 36 protein, giving the protein MNTSWSILFSYRLGSEEFELRGLSGGATFADGVRIVVEQRKLPLGERILFHAEPAPGGEGLFPVAERLELRLRCSSCEAVFLNGYQSWTESRELEAEVFPFRFRRLFRPWTNHYLLDRYGDACFTGRSFSKKRYHGFSFATLREGKQVTLLAGMMEDRAFSRIEWRSERHGRGYLSFLPELSSNKISGVRTLMDLVVLTGEEEAVYDGWASAANGFGPVEPGESLGGWTSWYDHYEKVTEEDVLRVLDSWQRLSLPPGVIQIDDGWQQSVGDWLRVKSTFSRGMAPLAADISRAGMEPGLWLAPFIAEGSSLLFAGHRDWFLIDDAAEPLAAGNNPFNWSGCFYALNIYHPEVRTYLRTLFSIIVKQWGFRFLKLDFLYAAALRRPEGKTRGEVMRDAVAFLREISGDAKLLGCGVPLVSAAGLVEYCRVGADAALRWEDRRLRALGYPERVSTLNALRSTISRRGLDGRFFLNDPDVFLLRDWNSDLNEQERFTLFLCNHIFGSLLFTGDDPGRYDEATLALFRSGYPLRKKHGLRVNRIGECFEIEFSIGTLCYLAFINLENRPHHVTLASGLYYAYGEGFRREGPLDLRPHQSICFLVVGETDFAVAGSTGMLFPGSEVEKIDVDGEHVTLSLVPGTLSEGLLFFRAPQGAGGCSVNGIDIEAEEKVGFRLCVVEKRLL